The following are encoded in a window of Doryrhamphus excisus isolate RoL2022-K1 chromosome 16, RoL_Dexc_1.0, whole genome shotgun sequence genomic DNA:
- the gbx2 gene encoding homeobox protein GBX-2 — translation MSAASSPPFVVMQRPLGSSTAFSIDSLIGGPPQPSPGHFVYTGYPMFMPYRSVVLQPPPPPPPSSLQPALAAGHPPHPHAHIPALQSGFCSGLALTSTLMASLPGGFSPGQQHQDAGRKHAEDGKSFVQGKECTLQALHDADTSAQTATARSHIHQDESKEDECARRDESFSMDSDLDYSSDDNIASASHREDADGGGTALEDGPHGHGSGGGASCPAGGGKNRRRRTAFTSEQLLELEKEFHCKKYLSLTERSQIAHALKLSEVQVKIWFQNRRAKWKRVKAGNVNNKSGEPSRNPKIVVPIPVHVSRFAIRSQHQQLEQSRP, via the exons ATGAGTGCAGCGTCCAGCCCGCCCTTCGTGGTGATGCAGCGGCCACTCGGAAGCAGCACCGCCTTCAGCATTGACTCTCTTATCGGGGGGCCTCCGCAGCCCAGCCCGGGACACTTCGTTTACACCGGCTATCCCATGTTCATGCCGTACCGCTCGGTGGTGCtgcagccgccgccgccgccgcccccttCCTCCCTGCAGCCGGCTCTGGCCGCCGGACACCCGCCTCACCCGCACGCTCACATCCCGGCTCTGCAGAGCGGATTCTGCTCCGGCCTGGCGCTCACCTCCACGCTGATGGCCTCGCTGCCCGGAGGATTCTCGCCGGGCCAGCAACACCAAGACGCGGGCCGGAAGCACGCGGAGGACGGCAAGAGTTTCGTGCAGGGGAAGGAGTGCACTCTGCAGGCGCTCCACGACGCCGACACGTCCGCGCAGACAGCCACag CGCGGAGTCACATCCATCAGGACGAGTCCAAGGAGGACGAGTGCGCGCGGAGGGACGAGAGCTTCTCCATGGACAGCGACCTGGACTACAGCTCGGACGACAACATCGCCTCCGCCTCCCACCGGGAGGACGCGGACGGCGGCGGGACGGCGCTCGAGGACGGTCCTCACGGCCACGGCTCCGGCGGCGGCGCGTCCTGCCCCGCGGGAGGCGGCAAGAATCGGCGGCGGCGGACGGCGTTCACCAGCGAGCAGCtgctggagctggagaaggagttcCACTGCAAGAAGTACCTGTCGCTCACCGAGCGCTCCCAGATCGCGCATGCGCTCAAGCTGAGCGAGGTGCAGGTCaagatctggttccagaaccggcGGGCCAAGTGGAAACGGGTCAAGGCCGGTAACGTCAACAACAAGTCCGGGGAACCGTCGCGGAACCCTAAGATAGTGGTCCCGATCCCGGTGCATGTGAGCCGCTTCGCGATAAGGAGCCAGCACCAGCAGCTGGAGCAGAGCCGGCCTTAG